The window GAGGCAGAGGATGTAGTGAAGGCATAGAAGATGGAGGAATAGCTAGATTTGGCAAAATATTTGACGTGTTTTCACTCTGTTGCTGAGTTGAAATCCCCCCATAAAGATTTCCAGGCATCGAAGGCCTACTAAATACCAGGTGTGGAAGTCCAGGCAGAGAATTAGAAGCTAGCATGACCCCAGGAGCAGATGCACCACCTAAACGTGTGTCCGATGAACTTGCAGTAGGGTTATGAGGAATCTCAGCCATCCCAACACTTTCCATGTTATAAACAGGAGTGCTTGGAAGAGAAATTTTACTTGATGATAAATTGTGTGGGCTGGACGAAAGAGGTGGCGGTGTTGGAGGAAGAGGCGGGGGTGGCCTGACAGATCCACTGGAAAATGATGTAGAACTGTTGTATCCAGATGGATAATCCGAAGGGAcctgcaaaagaaaaatgaagaaataagtTGCAGACAGTGACAACCAGCAAAGAAATATGCTAGAGCAGATTCAATTGGCACACAGTTTTCTTACATGGAATGTCGAAGAATATCGTTGTTGAGTATCAGATACAAAGTTGCCAAATGGGGAAGACTGACTGGGAGCCAGATCAGATGGTTGAGATATTGCAGGTGTAACTGTTGGTGGTGGAGGCACCGGAGGTAGTGGTGGCTGACTTGGGAAAAACCTCTGCTGCTCATAGAATCCTTGAGATCCTATGGATGGTGGTGGTCCACTACCAAGATGCTGAGGACTATTTTTGAGGAAGTGATTCGGTGTATTTGCCCTAGGCTCAGGTAAGAACTTTGAAGGTGGAGTGGTTGCATTGTTATATGAAGAGTTAACTGCAGCGGAAGTATCAACCCCACCTGTACTTCTAACAGGAATAGCATTCTTCCCATCATCGGGATGCTCAAAGTACTTCTTACCAGAAGACACACTAGATTCACGAGCCAATGGAAATTCAGGACGCGACACAGACATCCTAGAAGAAAACTCACTTTGAGTATTTTCATCAACATTAGACACGGAAGGTCCACGCATGGGAGAAAAATGGCCCGTATCATTACCATTACTTTCTGTCTCTTCAACAATTGAACGAGGAGAGCCTTGTTCAACCAACACGGGATCAGATTGCTGCAGACCATTCTCCAGATGAGGAAAGGGTAATTTGTCATCAGGATCTGAGTCCTCACCATCAAATACGATATCAATACCCTGAAGATCATCATCAAGGTCAGTCTTTAACTGCTTAGGTTTGCTTAACTTCTCCAAGTCTGTGTCATTTGCAGGAACCCCACCCTTCACTTGAGATGCAGCCTCCCCAACCACAGGTGCAACAGGATTCTGGCGTTCCCTTTGCCTGGCCATAAACTCATCCACATGTATTGACGGAGGTCTCCCACTAGAAGATCCTACTCGTTGAATGGCAATTACATTAGAATTAATAGCCCCATCAACATTTCGTTCTCTTGCAACATAATCATCAACATGCATGGAAGGAGGCCTGCTGGTATTTGGTTTCCTCTGCCGAAAGGTATCCCTACGTGATGGAAGTGAAGGGGCAGTAGAAATGCCCGATCCACGTGAAAATGTGTTCTGGGACGAGATTTCAGCTGGGGAGTTCTCTCCTCTAGCACGCCTAGCTTGCCCATCCATTGttgacatttttctttttgcaggAAGGGCATTCAGTCTATCAGGTAATGTTTCTGGACATTCCCACATAAACTTGTCCCCAAGACCTAGAAGAAGATTGTCATCTACATTTCCTATGCTGTCATCAGCAAACTGGTATAGCTTCAGAGAATCTAACACGTTACTAGGTGTCAAAGAAGCATTGTCAGGTAGATTAACATCTTCAACATTAACTGAACCAGTAGGCTTCTCTAACAACAATGATAATGATTCTGCACTCTCTAAAACCTGCAATTCATGCCAAGGTCGAcaactttaactttaaattcagAGTAAAATGAAGAGTgtgattctaaatattttgtaccTTATGCATAAAAGTCGGCATGTTGGAGTCTTCTGGATAATCACCAAGTCtcagttttaatttaaaaacatcaatcaTTTCTTGTATATAACCTATAACGTCTTTGGGGGAAGAATCATTTACACCATCTACAGCATCAGAAAAGCcaaagagaaatttaatttctccaaTCCTGTCCAAGACCAAACTACACAACAGCAAACAGTTAGCCAACCATTTACACAAGCCAAAGACACCAGAAATTTCCTCAGAAAAGGTCAATTGGTTTCCagaaaataatcatatatttCTGGATTTGAAACAAGTAaaattttttcaaagttgCTAAACAGAATAACCATCTACAGAGAGAACGTAGAAGGAAAAAGATGCTTACTTTTGGGGGGTAAAACAATTTCAGTGTACTTCCATATATACTAAGCAGATTTCATGTTAAATACATAATGCTGAATAAAAGCTGAATAACATAATCACAACTAAGcagattttgtgtttaaaagCTGAATAACATAAACACAACAAGACCTTCCAAACATGTGTGACAAAACTGAAAATTCTGATTCTGATTAACATAATACTTCACGCAGGCCCATAGGTAACTGAtcttccaatttcaaatgaatagAACAATATCCTAGCCATATGGAAATTccacaaaaaattccaaactCTTCAGAAAATAAATGGACAGGACACCAAATACCGGAAAGGCAAACCCTAGAACTATAAACAAGACTTGAGTTGAACTATCAAGAAGTCCATGGTTACACGTGAAGAATTGCACATCTAATTTGATCTTGTTCCTAAGAATCTTAGATGAGGGAGAATCCCAAGAGAGAAACTGACTCCAACTACCATCTTGACAAATAAGTATTATAGATTTGACCAGCTATGCCTACTACCTCTCCCTCTTGACAACCCATGTTGTCATAGTAAAGTTTTCTGGCATCATTTGGTCCTCTAACCCACCACTACCAATACTTAGAAAAGTGACCCAGCAGCTCAAAGTTGAGAAGTGTTCATTTTCTCATGGGCATACACGTGTGTCCCAgcatttatttagaaattaacaAACATGCTTAGAGTatagacaaaaagaaatttcaaaaccgTTAAATGATTGATATGAATTATGACTTCCATTTATACACACCAAACAGTAGCTCCAGAAGAAACCTAACCTTGATCCATCGAGGCAGAAACTTAGTGATCCCGAAGATAAAGCATCAACTGCCTGAATTGCATACGTTGGCATGTAATCATTTGAATCGATTgatattaataactttttcCAGCAACAGAGCAGAGGAGGATTCATCCTCCAACTTGATACGTTAAAAGTACAGTCACTACCCTTTTTATGTCCTTGAGATCCACGCTCATCACCgttaaaaatatcaatcaaaatagATGCTAAAGCAGTTTTTCCTTCACTACAAGATCCCAAGGCTCTGAAAGCAGCAAGACAGGCAACTAATTCTTTTCCAACAGGGAGCACCTGAGAATCAGTACACGCTAGTTAATCTAAAATAGAAAGGAGGAAACACATTCTTCTACTTGATGAAGCTTTTGATAAAACGAGAATACATGGAAAGTCAATCAACAAGAAGCACTTTATATAACATGATGAAACTCACgttcaaaattgaagattggCATCTAACTTAATAACATTTCACTTCCCTTGTAAAATCAAAGAACAATTACCAATTGCATCAATCCATAGAGTAAATAAAAAGGGAGTTACAAACATGCCCTTCAACTAAGGCAAATAGAATTTAGAGGTATTAACATATAACCTAAGCCTGAGACATCATGAAGTAGCAGCCAGAGCACATGGTCCTTAATATCCAATAGTGACAGTtgacataaaaaaatcaataaataaaccCCAAGCCTTGATTGATCAAAATTATGAGGAAATGATTGAATTCATCTTGTGACTAAATTCTGAAGCTCTCATAATAGAAGGGGAAAAAGACCCATTACCAAATTACTTCAGAAAGGGACAATAATTTACCTGACAAAACACTAGGACACTGTGTAAAATCAATGAATAGTCTTCTGCACTTAACAATCCAAAATGACGCCTATAACGAAACAAAATCAGCAGATATTAGATTGTGAATTACctatagaaaaaagtaataaagaaatgaataaaattaatcaacaTAAAAACAGTTTACTTACAGATTGTGTTTTCCAATGTGCTTAAGAGATGGTCTGGAGTAGCAAAGTAGTGAACATGACTTGAAAACAGGGAGGCACCAGTTGAGTAAAGAAAAGCCACATTTAGTAGAAAATCTACACCCCGCAATCAGCTTTTCATCTGTATCTAAGTCATCTAAACATCTATGTGATACTTCAATTAGCAACTGGATAACATCCTCGTTCAACAATAGAGCCTGATTAAGAGGTAGTCAACGTAAGAAAATCTCTAACTGACACTTCAAACCTTTTTATTTCAAGAGAGCAAAAGGGTTACAACACTGCAATACCTTGGCACGAGGATGCTCTAGTAAGCTAGCAAAAAAATCAAGATACCTACATATCTgcaaagaaaatgacaatgaCACAATCAACGTTTACCAGGATAAACAGTTGGAATATTTGACTTTCAACAAGATCAAAATACCAAGATAAGATACATTGACTTCAATAACCATTTAAGGTTAATAACTAAGAATCGAAATCCCAAAAAAGCTACAACTACTTTTTTATGATTACACAAACACACACTCACTTAACAAAACCACTGTCCCATAAAACATAAGAAATGGTCGAATAAAACTatggagaaaaagtattgcAAACATATTTGGGGACAGTTTCATTGTTATATtcattcttgaaaattttgagtaaagaatttttttttaagaaaaaaatcataaatataatatatctgACAAATTCCTAAATGAATTGCAGCTTATAAAACCAATcaacaagaaattcaaaaccaaagGTCTAAAACACATGCCTAACTGAACGAATTCAATTTGTTATGCAATTTGTCATCCAAAGTTCTTCAATCTAATAATGAGCAACATCCATAAAGCTCATTTAGGTCAACAATGTATCACACAAACATGCACATGTATATGaatgtttattgtttaatatCTGAATCTGCATGTgtctaatatatttatttttgtatctGGTAGCAATGTTAACCTTCTCATTTGTAAGTATATAACATGTGCCCGACAAGTGCCAGTGTCCAATATACGTAAAAAAACAAGCATGGTAACCAAACTAAAGAGTGTTTGCTTCATATAGGGGTGGCCATTCAAATCACAAAAACCGAACCGTCTTCTAAAACCAAACCGAAAACTCAATTAAGctgaaaattttggttcagCCTCGTTTAAAGAAACTTGAAACAGAAGAGAAACCAAACCGAACTGTTTTTAACTactgtatttttcttttatatatttttatattcatatattaagaaaaaaagaaaaccgaatttaaaagaaaaccacttttaattttaaaaaaaacgaatttaaaaaacaaaaccgaATTTAAACCGAAccacttttaatttaaagaatgaaatggaatttgaaaccaaaccaaactgaattaattttttagaaatacaaaatCGAATTTGAAACCGAACCGCATAAATACGGTTCGGTTCGGTTTGAACCAATAAATCGATTTAGTTCGGTTTTGCCCTCAAACCAAACTGTTTCAACCCCTACTTCATATATCTATTCTGATGAATCTAAATGCAAAGATAAGGATTAGAGACTATCGAGGAAATATAGAAGTTTTTACTTTGTAAGCATCTATGTCTGACAGAGAAGACAAATCAGAAACACGAGCACGGATCCACGAGAATATTGGTCGCAGAAGAATAGAAGCACTGTCAGCTTTAAGACAACAAAGGCGAATTATAAATATCCGAAGCATATCTTGGATGACCACCAATGTCTGTTGACatgaaacataaataataatcaagaAAGCATTTTTGAAACATATACATGATAAGCACTTGAAATAGGAAAGAAACCACTGACCGAAATGGCATAATGTTGGACAACTTGGGAAATTTTTTCAAGTTGTAGCGACAGTTGACCCAACAGTTTCTCTTGATGGCAAGGCTCCAAATACCAATTGACCACATCCTCCATTTGAGGTCCCAATATTGTCTTGATACCAAGCTTTTTAACAGCACTCAACAAAGGCATACCATTCCTCCAAAGCCAGATTCCTTCATCAGGAAATAAATCGTTCTAGCACCATAACAATGATAGATGAAGAGTGAGGAGACATAAAAGCGGCAAAtgcaaatttaaaacaattgatGCTAACTAAAACTTTTTCTTGcataaaaaatcattaaacaaaaacaaaattaaattaaattataaaaaatgaccttttttttggataagaaacaaatatgtTACAGGGAACAAAATAAGAACAGCCTAAGGGCAAGGGACGAGGGGACCCTTCCCAAGAAAACTAGCAAATAACGgtcttccaattgttgaaaagCATAGAAAGGCTacaattacaaaagtgttCGGTGTAATTGGTACTCCACCAAGAAGCTGTGTGTTAAACAACAGTCCAAAAGGAATTAAAAGAATCatatttatcataaaaattctattatttctcTCATGCCAAATGCTCCACAAAAGAGATCGAGTGGCGCATCTCCACAGGATGTTCCCCTTCGGACGAAcagcaaattaaaaaaataaaaatgactttaaaacaaaattctagCAGAACCAGCCTTTGCATCAGGTGATAAATCCAGAGAAGAGCTCTCATTTTTCCTCTGTATTTTCAATGGCAAAGCTCAACAATTCGACCTTTTTTTAGAGCATGTTATCTTCATTGAGGTGtaaattgtataaattattaCTTAGTTGAAGCCCCTTCGTTTAGTTGGAGTGTTTTGGTGGGCTGGTTTTTTAGTATGCCCTTGTATTCTTCCATTTATTGGTTGttgatttcattaaaaaataaaataaaataacaaatgatgATGAAACATTGCTCTACCTCAAccccttttttaaaattatggaATCGGTCTTGTTCTTTTGGATGCAATTCCTTTTTTGTAGTTAGAATTGAAGAATTGGAAATTTTGATTCCATTACGAAGTGAAAATATCACCCAAAAAAAGCATCTAATGATGAACTTTTGTCATCTCAACAAAGCACACAACTACCAGGTCTACTATAAAAGGGTATTGATATCAACCAAGGACAGATAACGAGGTCATAACAGTTAACTACTTCTGGATGTGCAAAGGCTGAAGTAGTTTCTAATGTACTAGCATGAATGAAAACACTACACCATAAAATACTGATTAGCGtctaaaaatgttatttctaTGGATACAAACACATTATTTATGAATCAGAAGGCTTGCTTACCAACAGACAAACCAAGCTGCAAGTTTCTTTTGGGCCCAAAACCTGTAAGGAGGTAGCTTGAACACTATCCAGGAGCGAGCTGAAAAGCCCAGGAGACCAGCCATATACAGGCCAACAAGCAAGTACAGACACCAGTAGATGGCAGACAGCTCCAAAGCCAAGAGCAGAATTGGGAAATGAAGTGGATAAATCAAATGTACATGCAGCAAGTTTTGGACTGCAATGACACAGGGTAAATCATGATTCCTGAGTGAAAAACTTCAGCCATCTGACAACAAGAAATTCTTTCGTACCTTACTTCTCGATGCAATCTTACAAGAGCattcattaattttgaattcctATGCTCCTCTTTAGCAACCTGCATATGAttgcaaatgaaaaaaattagttcTAATGAAAGAGGATAAACAATACAGAATAACAAAGCATTAAATTAAATGCTTGCTCTATGGTATTATTTGGCTAGGGTGGTTCTTTAAAAAGATTGAGGTTCTGACAGCTTTTCCATATTTGATACACATGCAAACATGCCATATATTATTCTGAAAATTGCATGTAATGTTTACAAATAAGGCTCCTTTACGAcgcagaaaaataaaagtggcCAAAGTATTTGGACATGCGGGCGTGCAACACTATCAGAGATTAATCCAGTTTGAGGAAGTATCCCAGTATTCTtcatgtaaaataataataataattcggAGATATcaatcatataaaaataaattaatagatagatagataaaAACCAAGTACCGTTGCTCAgtaattgtaaaatttgaaactctGGCTAAACATTAAAActaatagaaataaaatataaataacctGCAATGTTTGCAAGAGATTGAGAAGCAGCACCAAGCATGGTACCAAAAGATTGACCAGGCTTTGCTCTCGATTACGTTCCAAGAGTAAATCTGATGTAGAATTGCATTCTGTGCCCTCATCGACCAGATAATCTGTTAAAAAGATAGCCAATCACAAAAAAGGATATTCATGATAAAGCAGACTGCGTAATTTGTTGGACGGTTATAACATGattcataaacaaatacaattataGAAGAAGATTACAATTGGCTACCACAGTGCATCTAAATACTAATGGCACTTGGCACCAAGGGGCTCCCAGTAGAAATACTGTCTGAAGAAGGCAGCTCAGCCAGCAATTGGCTTCCACTCATTCCTCTGTTATTATTTCCCATAAGAAGGTAAGAAAAACCACCTGTCGATCTAACTTTCTATTAGAGGTGAGGGACGAGGGCATCCAACCATGTGAGATCAATCCCCACCAAAAATTGAGGTTGCCTACTCAGTCAAATCAGTAAAGTCACGGCCTTTAGAGAGGACAAGCTGAAATCTTCCCCACTATCCTTAGAATTCCTTACTAAATACACATGTCCCTTACAACTTACAGCTAAATTTTCCAATATATTAACTGACAATTAACCTAATCAATCATGTCAGGAGGTGAAATTCCTTTTCTAACCCTTCCAACATAAGTACTAACAATCTTATTCAAATAAACTTAGTATTAACAATTGGGGGCCTTATATATAGCAACAAACCAAAAGCCGAAGTGTAAGCTTCTGGTGGTTAGCTTCTAGAAATAGATACAATAGGCATAAGCATTCTGAACTACGAGACAACAAGCTTCTTGGCTTCATTTCAGTGCATAATATCAGATGTCTTTCCTCTCCAAGGCTcacaaaattatttcatcttATATACTTAAGTTTTGAAAGGCAAAGTggtttttaaaagaacaacTTGAATTTACCAATTACCAGAGCCATATTACATATGATCGATTTAAACAACTAACCATAATTGTTTGAGCACCTCTCCATCATATATCGAGAGTCAACTAGTACTGCATAGATAACCGCTACTGCACCTTCGTCATACAGAGCAGCAGCAACAGTCTACATCAAAAATAGCTTAGGCTCTTGACAAAGAAATTTCAAGCACAAGCTTAAAGAATTGTTTTTaagaaagtaataaaatgattataaataaataataaaaaagaaacatactGAGTTCTCTGATATATATGCCAAAATCTGGAATGCAGTTGTCAGTTGTGCTATAGAAGGGTCACGAAGAGTAATTCCATCAAATGTCTTTTCGGAAATGGTTTTACCAAGATTGTCCATTACATTAACATCAGGTTCTGCAGTATTATCTAAATCTGTTAACTCTGACACTAAAGTATTAGCTAAATTTGAGTTAGCATCGCCTCCAGATGCTAATACAGCAGCATATCGTAGAAGACCAACAGCTCCACTCTTATGGAAAACAA of the Cucumis sativus cultivar 9930 chromosome 3, Cucumber_9930_V3, whole genome shotgun sequence genome contains:
- the LOC101218984 gene encoding protein virilizer homolog is translated as MGRPEPYVLFAQTFAHPHLDEYVDEVLFAEPVVITACEFIEQNASSTSQAVALAGATLPPSFAVEVFVQCEGETRFRRLCQPFLYSHSSSNVLEVEAIVSNHLVVRGSYRSLSLVIYGNTAEDLGQFNIGLDDSSLNNLVTSTEGNLEDLPLALHSNSLMIDEPVTSLMKLSQPGVVLDISAEVKQFLQLMDSMLQQLSLGDAIHKVLVIVISAASSYISYIRESSKDSERLCAIFNNAKKDLLKLCKAMQESEDLSAHFSTEFSFLESEDDLASTKQLVDILSKHWNFNLSSSTVGCPWKSKNTSVIFGLSVALFLCSARESCFHFVNGGGMEQIVHVLCNDLQDSTSATLLLLGVIEQATRHSFGCEGFLGWWPREDENVPSGASEGYSQLLNLLLKKPRHDVASLATHILQRLSFYEVASRYECAILSVFGGLSSTGRVSNVHLDVLISMKSQLKKILNLINLCGPIQDPSPPSIAAKSLFLGHTDVFLTCKATSCLISSSKCRFSQWDADPQLLALLKERGFFSLSAALLSSSVRRSEESKIMDVFLEIVSSIGAIILSLLFSRSGLIFLLQHHELSATILHALMGDEEASLEECMPIRYASTLISNNFFCKPSHVSMIVRIHLRVVSAIDRLLMTTPNSEEFLWVLWELCSISRSECGRQALLALTYFPEAIVILIESLRLVKEPESASRNSGALPLNLAISHAAAEIFEVIVTDSTASSLGSWIVHAMELYKALHSSPPGSNRKDAPTRLLEWIDAGVVFHKSGAVGLLRYAAVLASGGDANSNLANTLVSELTDLDNTAEPDVNVMDNLGKTISEKTFDGITLRDPSIAQLTTAFQILAYISENSTVAAALYDEGAVAVIYAVLVDSRYMMERCSNNYDYLVDEGTECNSTSDLLLERNREQSLVNLLVPCLVLLLNLLQTLQVAKEEHRNSKLMNALVRLHREVSPKLAACTFDLSTSFPNSALGFGAVCHLLVSVLACWPVYGWSPGLFSSLLDSVQATSLQVLGPKETCSLVCLLNDLFPDEGIWLWRNGMPLLSAVKKLGIKTILGPQMEDVVNWYLEPCHQEKLLGQLSLQLEKISQVVQHYAISTLVVIQDMLRIFIIRLCCLKADSASILLRPIFSWIRARVSDLSSLSDIDAYKICRYLDFFASLLEHPRAKALLLNEDVIQLLIEVSHRCLDDLDTDEKLIAGCRFSTKCGFSLLNWCLPVFKSCSLLCYSRPSLKHIGKHNLRHFGLLSAEDYSLILHSVLVFCQVLPVGKELVACLAAFRALGSCSEGKTALASILIDIFNGDERGSQGHKKGSDCTFNVSSWRMNPPLLCCWKKLLISIDSNDYMPTYAIQAVDALSSGSLSFCLDGSSLVLDRIGEIKFLFGFSDAVDGVNDSSPKDVIGYIQEMIDVFKLKLRLGDYPEDSNMPTFMHKVLESAESLSLLLEKPTGSVNVEDVNLPDNASLTPSNVLDSLKLYQFADDSIGNVDDNLLLGLGDKFMWECPETLPDRLNALPAKRKMSTMDGQARRARGENSPAEISSQNTFSRGSGISTAPSLPSRRDTFRQRKPNTSRPPSMHVDDYVARERNVDGAINSNVIAIQRVGSSSGRPPSIHVDEFMARQRERQNPVAPVVGEAASQVKGGVPANDTDLEKLSKPKQLKTDLDDDLQGIDIVFDGEDSDPDDKLPFPHLENGLQQSDPVLVEQGSPRSIVEETESNGNDTGHFSPMRGPSVSNVDENTQSEFSSRMSVSRPEFPLARESSVSSGKKYFEHPDDGKNAIPVRSTGGVDTSAAVNSSYNNATTPPSKFLPEPRANTPNHFLKNSPQHLGSGPPPSIGSQGFYEQQRFFPSQPPLPPVPPPPTVTPAISQPSDLAPSQSSPFGNFVSDTQQRYSSTFHVPSDYPSGYNSSTSFSSGSVRPPPPLPPTPPPLSSSPHNLSSSKISLPSTPVYNMESVGMAEIPHNPTASSSDTRLGGASAPGVMLASNSLPGLPHLVFSRPSMPGNLYGGISTQQQSENTSNILPNLAIPPSSMPSLHPLPQLQPLQPPQLPRPPQPPPQHLRPPIMASQQPEQAVSMQSSVQMQMHQLQMLQQPRVSPQFYQSQPVGLSHPPPQQQFEHPQHQTMHQLGDTATTSQQQQDSAMSLHEYFKSPEAIQSLLSDREKLCQLLEQHPKLMQMLQERLGHR